The Aedes aegypti strain LVP_AGWG chromosome 3, AaegL5.0 Primary Assembly, whole genome shotgun sequence genome contains a region encoding:
- the LOC5572559 gene encoding endothelin-converting enzyme homolog isoform X2, translating into MTSTTMQTVIKNPSWWRRRTALEKALTLVSIVCGIAVVALLISLVSVLLSDRIQEPDNGSSQSPLALTGSRRGKNMRVNSNDSKGTDNLCLTPGCIHSASKALDQMDSSVEPCDDFYNYACGKFLKDTNIPDEKVSVNTFSVIGDRLQEQLRSLVSEDIHEEEATPFKLAKNMYKLCMNKTRIEEKGIKPLLDILDTLGGWPVLKGDSWNADSSWSWTKSVKDFRMQGYSTDYFFDFSVGTDLKNSTRRIIDTDQAALGISREYLVKGMDNAIVSAYYSYMVDMAVLLGADEERAKRELMDSLNFEIALANISLPNEKRRNATALYNPMTVKEFQHKYPYTDWVEYFNVILKDTGIVIDENEVIIVSVPTFMEQLGPLLQNTPKRTMANYVMWRISGFSSFFLTENLRKRQLQYSTALSGKQEQEPRWKECVDITSGSLPISVGALYIRKYFKEDSKRAALDMVNGIKSVFVDILKKVEWMDEVTRKSALDKVDSMVTHIGYPDELMDDNKIADYYKDLKFQPEDNYLNTILYMNQFGTTKAFKKLRQAVNKTDWITHSRPAVVNAFYSSIENSIQFPAGILQGQFFSYERPKYMNYGAIGFVIGHEITHGFDDQGRQFDKNGNLVDWWQSDTKKAYLEKARCIIEQYGNYTEPNVKLNLNGINTQGENIADNGGIKEAYYAYKKWAEKNGPEPRLPGLDLSPEQMFWLSAAQTWCSVYRPETMKMRITTGVHSPGQFRVLGPMSNMVEFSKDFNCPVGSPMNPAQKCEVW; encoded by the exons CGGATAACGGTTCTTCCCAGTCACCACTGGCTCTGACTGGTTCTCGCCGGGGTAAAAATATGAGAGTCAATTCCAATGATTCCAAGGGAACTGACAATCTCTGTCTCACGCCAGGATGCATCCATTCAG CATCGAAGGCACTGGACCAAATGGATTCCAGCGTGGAACCGTGTGACGATTTCTACAACTACGCTTGCGGTAAATTCCTTAAGGACACCAATATCCCGGACGAGAAGGTCTCGGTCAATACCTTCTCGGTGATTGGAGATCGACTCCAGGAGCAGCTCCGGTCGCTCGTTAGTGAGGACATCCACGAGGAAGAGGCCACTCCGTTTAAGCTGGCCAAGAACATGTACAAGCTGTGCATGAACAAGA CGAGAATCGAGGAAAAGGGCATCAAACCACTGTTAGACATTTTGGACACGTTGGGCGGTTGGCCTGTGCTGAAGGGTGACAGCTGGAACGCAGATTCTTCCTGGTCCTGGACAAAATCGGTGAAAGACTTCCGCATGCAGGGCTACAGTACCGATTACTTCTTCGATTTTTCGGTAGGAACCGATTTGAAAAACTCGACCCGTAGGATTATCGAC aCGGATCAAGCCGCCCTGGGCATTAGCCGTGAGTACCTGGTCAAGGGTATGGACAACGCAATCGTGTCCGCCTACTACAGCTACATGGTGGACATGGCTGTTTTGCTAGGAGCCGATGAAGAACGCGCCAAGCGGGAGCTGATGGATTCGCTTAACTTCGAAATTGCCCTGGCCAATATTTCGCTACCGAACGAGAAACGTCGAAATGCTACGGCTTTGTACAATCCCATGACGGTGAAAGAGTTCCAGCACAAATATCCGTACACCGATTGGGTTGAGTACTTCAACGTAATCCTGAAGGATACAGGAATTGTCATCGATGAAAATGAAGTCATCATCGTCAGCGTTCCAACATTTATGGAACAACTTGGCCCACTACTGCAGAACACCCCTAAGCGAACCATGGCCAATTACGTGATGTGGCGTATCAGTGGGTTCTCCTCATTCTTCCTCACAGAAAATCTACGTAAACGACAACTGCAGTACAGTACGGCATTGAGCGGCAAACAAGAACAAGAACCTCGCTGGAAGGAATGTGTAGACATCACTTCGGGCAGTCTACCAATCTCCGTTGGAGCTCTCTACATCAGAAAGTATTTTAAGGAAGATTCCAAACGCGCGGCTTTGGATATGGTCAACGGTATCAAGAGCGTGTTTGTGGATATTTTGAAGAAGGTAGAATGGATGGATGAAGTTACGCGCAAATCTGCTCTCGATAAGGTCGACTCTATGGTAACCCATATTGGTTATCCAGATGAACTCATGGACGACAATAAAATTGCTGATTACTATAAGGACTTGAAATTCCAACCGGAAGATAATTACCTGAACACAATTCTTTACATGAATCAGTTTGGAACGACCAAGGCGTTCAAGAAACTCCGACAAGCTGTCAACAAGACCGACTGGATTACCCATTCTAGACCTGCTGTTGTTAACGCTTTCTACTCCTCCATCGAAAACAGTATTC AGTTCCCAGCCGGTATTCTGCAGGGTCAATTCTTCTCATATGAACGACCAAAGTACATGAACTATGGAGCGATCGGATTCGTGATTGGACATGAAATTACGCACGGTTTCGATGACCAGGGCCGACAATTCGACAAAAATGGCAATCTTGTCGACTGGTGGCAATCCGATACGAAGAAGGCATACTTGGAGAAGGCCCGATGCATTATCGAACAGTACGGTAACTACACTGAGCCGAATGTGAAGCTCAATCTGAACGGTATCAACACACAAGGCGAGAACATTGCGGACAACGGTGGCATCAAGGAAGCTTACTACGCGTACAAAAAGTGGGCTGAGAAGAATGGTCCGGAACCACGCCTTCCTGGACTCGATCTATCGCCGGAACAAATGTTCTGGCTATCCGCCGCTCAAACCTGGTGCTCAGTATATCGGCCGGAAACCATGAAGATGCGAATCACCACAGGAGTGCATTCGCCTGGTCAGTTCCGAGTGCTTGGACCAATGAGCAACATGGTCGAGTTCTCGAAAGATTTCAACTGCCCGGTAGGATCACCGATGAATCCAGCACAAAAATGCGAGGTCTGGTAG
- the LOC5572552 gene encoding ATPase family AAA domain-containing protein 3A homolog: MSWLFGYKSQVPQGPPPPGAEGGAPQEPNSAGQAAGDANLTKAERKAMEAYRFDSSALERAAEAARTLERSKHAREALELSKLQEATRQQEYMTKVKEYEAHIEASKVEQKRVDHEERRKTLAEETKHQQQRAQYQDQLARKRYEEQLAQQQRVQEENLRKQEESVAKQEAMRRQTIEHEMELREKNKMKLLEAELRAKAKVDRENRDLTLEQIRLKAEENRITVMESIKTAGSVLGQGATALLTDWNKVATTVGGLSLLALGVYSAKGATGVTARFIEARIGKPSLVNETSRFSLLEAVRHPIQTFNRFKAKPADALQGVVLQPKLEERLRDIAIATKNTKHNDGLFRNILFHGPPGTGKTMFAKKLANHSGMDYAIMTGGDVGPMGRDAVTAIHKVFDWANTSRRGLLLFIDEADAFLRKRSSEHISEELRSALNAFLYRTGEQNPRFMLVLASNTPEQFDYAINDRLDEMVEFVLPGIEERERLVRLYFDKFVLQPASEGKKRFKVEQWDYSAVCSRMAEMCEGMSGREISKLGVSWQAACYASEQGVLTEKMVLDRCEAAVRQHRQKMAWLSEQEKLDHKSITGGKGFIM; the protein is encoded by the exons ATGTCGTGGTTATTCGGGTACAAAAGCCAAGTACCGCAAGGCCCTCCTCCACCGGGAGCCGAAGGTGGAGCCCCACAGGAACCGAACTCGGCTGGCCAAGCGGCCGGTGATGCCAACCTTACCAAGGCCGAGCGCAAAGCCATGGAAGCGTACCGGTTCGATTCATCTGCCCTGGAGCGAGCTGCCGAAGCTGCACGTACCCTGGAAAGATCAA AACATGCTCGAGAGGCACTTGAACTGTCGAAACTGCAGGAAGCAACTAGACAGCAGGAATACATGACCAAGGTCAAAGAATACGAAGCCCATATAGAAGCCTCCAAGGTGGAACAAAAGCGCGTAGATCATGAAGAACGCCGCAAAACGCTGGCCGAAGAGACAAAGCATCAACAGCAGAGAGCACAGTATCAAGATCAGCTGGCGAGGAAGCGATACGAAGAGCAACTGGCTCAGCAACAACGCGTTCAGGAAGAGAACCTGCGGAAGCAGGAAGAAAGCGTAGCAAAACAGGAAGCCATGCGCAGACAGACCATTGAGCACGAAATGGAGCTGCGGGAAAAGAACAAGATGAAACTTTTGGAAGCTGAACTGCGAGCAAAAGCCAAGGTTGACCGTGAGAATCGCGATTTGACCTTGGAACAGATTCGATTAAAGGCCGAAGAAAATCGTATCACCGTTATGGAGAGTATCAAAACCGCAGGATCAGTTCTTGGGCAAGGTGCCACGGCGTTGCTTACGGATTGGAACAAGGTAGCCACAACTGTCGGAGGGCTTTCTTTGCTCGCCCTCGGAGTATATTCCGCCAAGGGTGCAACTGGAGTCACAGCCCGTTTCATCGAGGCCAGAATCGGAAAGCCTTCTCTGGTAAACGAGACATCTAGATTCTCACTCCTGGAAGCGGTTCGTCATCCAATCCAGACCTTCAATCGGTTCAAAGCCAAGCCCGCAGATGCTCTACAGGGTGTTGTTCTCCAACCAAAGCTGGAAGAACGCCTCCGAGATATAGCAATTGCCACCAAGAACACCAAGCACAACGATGGACTATTCCGGAACATTCTCTTCCACGGCCCGCCCGGAACGGGTAAGACCATGTTTGCTAAGAAGTTGGCAAACCACTCGGGAATGGACTACGCCATCATGACCGGAGGAGACGTGGGTCCAATGGGTCGTGACGCTGTGACTGCGATCCACAAGGTGTTCGACTGGGCCAATACTAGTCGGCGGGGACTGCTGCTGTTCATCGACGAAGCGGATGCATTCCTGAGGAAGCGATCCTCGGAGCACATTTCCGAGGAGCTGCGGTCGGCGCTGAACGCCTTCCTCTACAGGACTGGCGAGCAGAATCCACGGTTCATGCTGGTTCTGGCGTCGAACACACCCGAACAGTTCGATTATGCCATCAACGATCGACTGGACGAGATGGTTGAGTTTGTGCTGCCCGGCATTGAGGAACGCGAACGATTGGTCCGCTTGTACTTCGACAAATTTGTACTGCAACCGGCGTCCGAGGGAAAGAA GCGATTCAAGGTAGAACAGTGGGACTACAGCGCCGTATGTAGCAGAATGGCTGAAATGTGCGAAGGCATGTCGGGTCGAGAAATTTCCAAGCTGGGCGTTTCGTGGCAGGCGGCTTGCTACGCTTCGGAGCAGGGAGTGCTGACCGAAAAAATGGTCCTGGATCGATGCGAAGCTGCCGTGCGACAACACAGGCAAAAG ATGGCTTGGTTATCGGAACAGGAGAAACTAGATCACAAGTCAATCACAGGTGGAAAAGGATTCATTATGTAA